TTTGCCTCCAGCCTTCTGAGATTCAGATTTGAGCAGATGAAGCAACCTCTCCTTTTCGCGGCGAATCCAAATGCGATTACGGTCGCACCATTGCCTAGGAGTTCCATGGAGGACAAAATGCAGTGCCTGAGCTCGTTGTACGAACTGTTGGGAGAGCTTGCCGATCATGTTTGGATCAGTGATGTATGCGCCAGAGGAATTTAGGCCGACATCGACATAATGGATTTCTCGGATGCTGTTCAAAAGACTTTCTTTCGTGCTAGGTAAAATTTGAGTCCTCGCCCGGATGTCAGAGGCTTCATGACCCAATAGCCCTTGTCCAGCAAAAGATGGATGTCCAGAAGATGCGGTTTCGAAATGGCTGAGCTCAGTCACAAGTTGGTTAAGCACAGTGCCACCTTTGCTAAAACCGAGGATGACGGTTTTTGGAGGATGTCCTTGTGGTGCTAACAAGCTTGTGGAGACAGGATTATATTTCCTTGAAAGGACATTCTTTGCCTGAAATGCCAAATTAGTTAACATGAGAAAACCATCACACCAGAAAAGACTTGCATAGGATCATGGATGGCTAAATGGAGGTGCTATATTCTTAAGTTGCTATAAAAGGATGCTTCTAAATGTCACCCGACTTCATTCGTCTTtgttttttgtaaaacacttgCTGTTCAGGTTATTttcttcaagccctttttttctATTCGGTGTTCAGATCTTATCATGCCATATACATTTCGAAATTCAGGTGTCAATGTCAAAGGAAATTTAGCGACAGACACCATGTCTCAAGATGCTTCATGTATCCATGTTCCTCATTTGCTCAATCAGTAAAACTAACCACTCTAGCAAGTACAGAAAACACTGTGAATATGAGTGGACGAGGATGTAGCAGAGAACACAGATCATATGACTCCATGTCCCATGTACAGTGATTCTCTTTGTAAATCAGTAATTCTCCTCATTCTCATGGTACAGTCATTTTCCTTGCATTTGGGAAATTTACCTTGGTTTACATTTTTCCCTTGTAGTTTTCCAATTTTCCTTTGTAAATTGTGAACCCCCTTGGAATCATGAAAGACCTACATGTATATATGCAAAGACCAAACAAAGATCCTAGCAACAAACTGGTCCCTCAACTTCTGTCTATGTTCCATGCTCATTCATACGTACAACACTCCCTATGACGAGATTCAGAATAACACATAAGACTAAACAAATGCACAAGGCTGCTTCACAAAAGATAACCCGCAAAAATCAcaacttttcatttttcgaaTCCCCGTTCCAAGATGCAACAGTACACTCCAGAGTGCATAAGTGCCAGGACTCACCTCGTCAAGGCAATTCGACAACAGCGAGACGATCGACGAAGAAGCAGGAAACCCGACGTGGCTATACGATCTCGGCTCCCCATACTTGTTTGCCGAAGGGATGAACTCCTTATAGACGGCAAAAGGGCCGTTGAAGGTCGAAGCCTCAACGACCCAAGCATTGACGGAGCCACCGAACTTCGAGACCAGAACATCAGCTACCGTCTGCAGGTCCGACAACCTCTCCAC
The sequence above is drawn from the Rhodamnia argentea isolate NSW1041297 chromosome 9, ASM2092103v1, whole genome shotgun sequence genome and encodes:
- the LOC125316704 gene encoding mitochondrial protein C2orf69 homolog, whose translation is MDRWSATLKVPIHAKGTARCRVAVSLCLSPSSKTLIAPSANAVFFNGDRVEGTGNPVVERLSDLQTVADVLVSKFGGSVNAWVVEASTFNGPFAVYKEFIPSANKYGEPRSYSHVGFPASSSIVSLLSNCLDEAKNVLSRKYNPVSTSLLAPQGHPPKTVILGFSKGGTVLNQLVTELSHFETASSGHPSFAGQGLLGHEASDIRARTQILPSTKESLLNSIREIHYVDVGLNSSGAYITDPNMIGKLSQQFVQRAQALHFVLHGTPRQWCDRNRIWIRREKERLLHLLKSESQKAGGKIQVAEKFYFADRPPDLEMHFMIIEKLDVNI